The Nostoc cf. commune SO-36 genomic sequence GCAGTCTCAATGCGATCGCAAACTACGGGAATATCTGTAGAATCCTTAAGGGATGTAAGTTCCTCCAAGTTAATCCGCAGACGTTTTGCTAGTCCCCGACTATCCATTTTCGCAAGGCGGATGCGAATGTCATCATCTACCAAGCGTCGCATCCCCCCTAATTCCCGCATCGAGTTGAAGTAACCGACCAACGTCATCCAGGGGTCAGCACGATTTCCGTATTGTTTGTTTTCATACAAATCTTGAGAAGCAGCAAGAATAGCAACATAAACTCGAATTAATGCAGCTTTTAGCCGTCGCCCTGTGGCACAAATACCGACATAGCGCCGTCCTGGATTAGTCTCATTTGGTTCTCGCTGGCGTGAGAAGAAATTATCCTCCACATCCAAGCCCTGGGGTGGAAAAACCTGTACTTTCCGCAGAAATAGGTTATGCATCTGAGTTTCTGCTTGACGTATTGTTGCAGTAGAGGCTATGACTTTGGGGCGAACCTTTTTACCATCGACTTCCCAAGAGGAGAGTTGGTCTACTGCGGTTTCATAAAGTCCTACTAATGTACCGAGGGGGCCGCTAATCAAGTGCAACTCATCTTGGATGATTAAGTCAGGTGGGCGTAGGGGGTTGCTGTGAATTGTTTTAGCACCGGGTAAATACGCAGTTTTTTTATGTGAATTAGTATCTTCAATATCTGATGTCCGAAAACCATGCCGTTCACAGTAACCATCTACTTGCCCAAATAGCATTTGAATTTCCCCTTTCCAAGGCATTTGGGCAAATTTATCTACGGTAGCAATCAACAGCGTGGGTAAACGACGGTAGATTTCTTCATCAACTACAAGGATGGGTAAACCTTCAGTTGAAGATTGTTTTTTACTAAACAGACAACGCCCCAAAGAGTCGCCGCAGTAAATTAGAGTACGGGCGCGACCTTTACTAAAAGATTCGACTTCAATGTTTTTACCTGGGTCGATTTTAGAACCACACCACGGGCAATTTGTGAGTTGGTGAGGGGAACCGCTAGCACTTTGCTGATACTGTCCTCGTGCTTGTTTGCAAAATTCTTCGCTTTGGTCGGTGTGGTTCGGGGTAGTGCGCTGACCTACCCACAACCCGATACGGAATGGTTCTTTCCCCCATTTAGCCGGGTTGTCTCGACGGATAGATTCGCAAGCACAAATTAAGGTAGTGGCGCGTTGAAATTGTTGTAGCGTAAGCAGGCGTAGGGTGTAGCGCATGAGGACTGCAACGCCATATTCTCCAGAACGTCCCGCAATTACCCCTTGTAACCTCCGCAAGCCGATGGTGTAGGCGGTTAATCCCAGGTAAGCTTCGGTTTTACCACCACCAGTAGGGAACCAAAGTAAGTCTGCAACAGCATCGGTTTCGTGACTCCGATCGCAATGGTGTAAGTCGGTTATGCGGGGTAAATTCAGCAAGATAAACGCTAATTGAAAGGGAAACCAGGTAGGATTAGGGATTTTGTCTAATTCTGGCGCTTTGCCTTGGCGTGCTTCTTCTGAGTAAATAGAACGAAGACGCTGCAAGTGCATGGCTTGATTCATAAATCGGAAAGCTTCGGCTGCTTCCGGGTTAGTTTGCAGCAGTGTTAAACCTGACTGAATGCGTTGAAGAGTGCGATCGCAATTTTTAATTGCATCCTCGGCTACATCTTGGTAATCTGTCAATCCTTCATTAGGATTAGAAATCCGTTGTGCTTGTTGTTGAATCCAGACTGTGTAAGCTGTTACC encodes the following:
- the drmA gene encoding DISARM system helicase DrmA, whose translation is MFLINGQKEPAKLRDEAWLFQPELSVQSADFQHPDIFLKRHKPRQAGKLDPVIYAEEKAMAMLYRKQVEFAIGHGVSVHAQTAQNTTECAVKLSTNVVPVYEVPKTSPPQADEIPELKGLVLDMKELAQTPTADFISRLNPLVTAYTVWIQQQAQRISNPNEGLTDYQDVAEDAIKNCDRTLQRIQSGLTLLQTNPEAAEAFRFMNQAMHLQRLRSIYSEEARQGKAPELDKIPNPTWFPFQLAFILLNLPRITDLHHCDRSHETDAVADLLWFPTGGGKTEAYLGLTAYTIGLRRLQGVIAGRSGEYGVAVLMRYTLRLLTLQQFQRATTLICACESIRRDNPAKWGKEPFRIGLWVGQRTTPNHTDQSEEFCKQARGQYQQSASGSPHQLTNCPWCGSKIDPGKNIEVESFSKGRARTLIYCGDSLGRCLFSKKQSSTEGLPILVVDEEIYRRLPTLLIATVDKFAQMPWKGEIQMLFGQVDGYCERHGFRTSDIEDTNSHKKTAYLPGAKTIHSNPLRPPDLIIQDELHLISGPLGTLVGLYETAVDQLSSWEVDGKKVRPKVIASTATIRQAETQMHNLFLRKVQVFPPQGLDVEDNFFSRQREPNETNPGRRYVGICATGRRLKAALIRVYVAILAASQDLYENKQYGNRADPWMTLVGYFNSMRELGGMRRLVDDDIRIRLAKMDSRGLAKRLRINLEELTSLKDSTDIPVVCDRIETALMKLLAKAGGAGIHVLLYTQRPDKNVIDPLIRSNFPAKTAFVTTRPEDSCIILGDDKDKRAVYLLGYGDFLYKTTEVLRLQALYVADDEDPEYFQQLLLEAKNQNDPYTA